The Cytobacillus firmus genome segment AATGTGCCTCTGCCTTGCTGGCGGTAAATATGGCCTTCTGTGCTCAGCTGCTGGAGTGCTGTTCTAATAGTTGTCCGGCTGACTCCGTATTTTTCACAAAACTCCGCTTCTGTCGGCAATTTTGTATCCGGCTTGTATTCTCCGTTTCTAATAAGTTCAAGTATGCTTTCTTTGACCTTTAAGTGCAGGGCACTTTCCTCGGTGAAACCGTCTTTCATACCCGTTCCTCCTACTCTGTTCTTCATTCTATTATTTCATAAATCATGTTGTTATATCAATTAAAATTAAATTTGTAATAACAAATTATATAAAAGGTATTGAATAAATATATATTTGTCATTACAATTAGTTTAAGGCATAGGATATTGAAGGGGTGATGACTTCAAAAAGGAAACCATCACGATCAAAATTGACTGAATAATCTGTTTAATTGTCGTTATTATTAGGATAAGCAATCATTTATTCTGTAATCGCTTAAAAAGAGGGGGGCAATCATGAATATTTTATTATGCTGTTCGGCTGGAATGTCTACAAGTCTCCTGGTGACAAAAATGGAGGCAAGTGCTAAAAGCCAGGGTATCGACTGTAAAATTTGGGCTGTTGGCAACGGGGAGGTTCGAAGGCATATTGATTCTGCAGATGTATTGCTGCTGGGACCGCAGATTCGGTTTATGACCGAGCAATTAAAGAAGGAAGCAGGAGGCCGAATTCCTGTAGCTCCCATAAATCCGATGCATTATGGCTTATGCAATGGCGAGGAAGTATTAAAGCAAGCTATTTCATTAATAAAGGGTGAATAGTGATGATGACGTTTATTGAGAAATATATCATGCCTTATGCTATGAAATTCGGCAATAACAGGCATTTGCTTGCTATCCGGGATGCTTTGATCGGGATGATCGCCATCACAATGGTAGGATCATTTGCTGTTCTGTTTAATAATTTGGGGGAAATCATTAAGCCATACGGCAGACTCATGGAAAGTATTTTCGGCGAATCTTGGAAAACACTTGGCGGAGATATCTGGTGGGGTACCTTTGCCTTCTTAACCATATTCGCCGTGTTTGGCATTTCCCACAGGCTTGCCAAATCGTATGGGGACGATGGTTTTGAGGCAATGCTGGTTGCCGCAGCCTGTTTCTTCCTCTTAGTTCCTCAAGTAGGCCAGGTGCCGGAAACAGAAGGTGTCTGGGGGTTCATTGGCTATGGATATTTTAACGCTACAGCTCTATTTACCGGGATTGTAGTAGCTCTTCTTGCAACTGAATTATTTATCCGTCTTACAAAGGTGAAAGCCTTTATTATCAAACTTCCGGATGGAGTTCCTCCTGCCGTTTCAGGGGCTTTTGCCAAACTGGTGCCGGGCATGCTGACGATTTTCGTATTTGGAGTGGCTGGTCTTCTGTTCAGAAAAATGACAGATGGGGAATTTTTGAATGACTGGCTGAATACAACACTTGTAGCACCATTGACAAATGCTGCCGATTCACTGCCATTTGCGATCCTTATTGTCTTTCTTGTCCACGGTTTTTGGTCGGTTGGCCTTCATGGTCCTAACATTCTTGGGGGTGTTACAACGCCATTATTTACATCTCTCGGAACCAAAAATACCGATTTATATGCTCAGGGAGTGACGGATCTGGATCAGTATGCCATTATGGCAGGCCCATTTCTGGATGCCTTCGTCTATCTGGGCGGCTCAGGAGCAACTCTTGGACTTATCATTTCCATGTTTATTGCAGGACGAAAGAGGCACAAGCAGCTGCTTGCATTGGGAACGCCGCCTGGAATTTTTCAAATCAATGAACCATTATTATTCGGACTTCCAATTGTGTTAAATCCAATCTGGCTGATTCCGTTTGTTTCTGCACCAGTCATCATGACGGTTGTGGCGTATCTGGCCATTAAATGGGGCCTGGTTTATCCGGTCGTAGTGGCAAGCATCCCTTGGGTAACACCGGCAGGAATTGGAGGCTACCTTGCGACAGGAGGACATGTCTCCGGTGCAGTGCTGGCACTTGTAAATTTAACGATTTCTATTGTGATTTATCTTCCATTTGTCTATATAACAGGAAAATTGGATGAAAAGAAGAAGAAGCAGGTGCAGCCGGAACAGTCACCAACAATTCAAGGTTAGGCGGGTTATAAATGGATAAAGAAAAGCTCTATCAAATCTCATTTCAGCTTATTCTGCACAGCGGGAATGCCCGAAGTCTTGCCATGGAATCCATCCGGGAAGCAAAGTCAGGAAAGCTCGAAGCCGCTGAAGTTAAAATCCGGGAAGCCGAGGAGGAGTTTGTGCTGGCACACAGACATCAAACGGAGTTAATTCAGGGAGAGGCTTCCGGGGCTCAATTC includes the following:
- a CDS encoding PTS sugar transporter subunit IIB produces the protein MNILLCCSAGMSTSLLVTKMEASAKSQGIDCKIWAVGNGEVRRHIDSADVLLLGPQIRFMTEQLKKEAGGRIPVAPINPMHYGLCNGEEVLKQAISLIKGE
- a CDS encoding PTS sugar transporter subunit IIC; protein product: MMTFIEKYIMPYAMKFGNNRHLLAIRDALIGMIAITMVGSFAVLFNNLGEIIKPYGRLMESIFGESWKTLGGDIWWGTFAFLTIFAVFGISHRLAKSYGDDGFEAMLVAAACFFLLVPQVGQVPETEGVWGFIGYGYFNATALFTGIVVALLATELFIRLTKVKAFIIKLPDGVPPAVSGAFAKLVPGMLTIFVFGVAGLLFRKMTDGEFLNDWLNTTLVAPLTNAADSLPFAILIVFLVHGFWSVGLHGPNILGGVTTPLFTSLGTKNTDLYAQGVTDLDQYAIMAGPFLDAFVYLGGSGATLGLIISMFIAGRKRHKQLLALGTPPGIFQINEPLLFGLPIVLNPIWLIPFVSAPVIMTVVAYLAIKWGLVYPVVVASIPWVTPAGIGGYLATGGHVSGAVLALVNLTISIVIYLPFVYITGKLDEKKKKQVQPEQSPTIQG
- a CDS encoding PTS lactose/cellobiose transporter subunit IIA gives rise to the protein MDKEKLYQISFQLILHSGNARSLAMESIREAKSGKLEAAEVKIREAEEEFVLAHRHQTELIQGEASGAQFDLPIILVHAQDHLMNALTVKDMAQEFIDLYKKLD